The genomic segment GTTCAAATCAAAGTAAAAACACCCATAAGCCACAACTTTTGATGTATATATCATTGTGTTATTGAAACATGaactatcttttcttttttttttaaataattctacaATATCATCTTTAGGCAAATGTACCTGAAATCTCTCTTCCTTCTCCCTCCCATTATGGTGCCTTGTTACTATTTGTGGTGGAGGCTCAACTTTCTACAGCCAAACCCAGCTTTGAATCATAACGTTCTGGCAACTACCACTTATTCCTTTTATCTTTTGAGTTTAGATTCTGGGTGGCCCCAAAGAAGACCCAAAAATGCAAAAAGACGGTACGTCCACCTTGGGGCAGAACATGGTTGTTGTTCAACTCTTACTTGGGCTTTTGCTTTAGAAGACCAGACAAAGAAGCACAATGCGTTGAGTTATAATTACACCTCTCGCAGCATGACTGAAGCATTTCAATCACTTTAAGGCACCTACAAGATTTCAAAATGTTATAATGAGTCATTGTAAGGTTGATGTGATTAAATTTCAGAGACATATCTAAACACTTAGTTAAACACATTGTAGATATCAAACTGAACCCTGTTTAGCCTACCGCTTTACTTCACACAAAGTAGAGCAGTAACTAATTTACAGAACTAATATCGTCCTTACTGGCAACAATAACAGATCAAGTCTTAATCTCATTATGTAGGATTGGTTGCATGAATTTTAGCTTACTAATTGTTTCTATCCATAACCTTATTTTAAGTAAGACTCTCTTAACTCAACTAGTCTATCAGAGAATGttgacaaaaaaagaaataaatagaatggtGAACACACTGCTGTCACAAGTTCCTCCAATTTCAGAGCAGACCACAAGTACTATGAACTACAAAATTGTGGGGCTAACTATGGTTAGGCAATGATGTACTCTAGAGTTGGAATATTGCAGGTCAATGTCATCTCCAATCCCCTATCCCCaaacaaaaggaaaagcaaaagtaaTTTGGGCATGGATAGCTCTTCTCCACTTGTATGATAATGGTTAGTCCAATAGGATTGTGACTGCAGCTGCACAGTGCAGGCATTAGTGTAGGAATTGAGGAAAATAAAACAGTTGCTGAAGCAAAATATCTCTAGGTAAAGGGCTTGGGCTATATTCCAGAGTCAAGTTGGGTAACTGACCCACAACCAGCAAAGGGAATCCCATTCATCTCCTCTCACTAGAGTATAAACAGGAAGCAACTGTGAGCTTGTCCTCAGCCATTCCCTTTCACATGTTTGTTAATCATGAAATTAGCAAATCCCCAATGCTTGTACAGACAACTACACATCATAAAGGCACCTAGAACAATACTTAACTTCCATGATCTAAATGATGACAGGTCCCACTATTTCTTTAAATACCCTTTCGCtttctatttattctttttcagaTGGGAAAAGCGAAACAAATGAGAAAAGCTTCGATAGATACTATTAGCAGCTAATTGATGGGTCTTCATTCCACCTTTTGTCAATCAGCACATTTCTTGCACAATTGACCACATGCAAATTGAGAGCGGTTTTCCTTCAGAACAATCATTTCcatgaaaatgataaatatgaatcaaataaaaaagaaaataagtagaGAAATTTGCATAAAGTGGTTGTACTACACCAACACTCACAAGCGGtaatcccactagatggggTTATAAAGTTGCTCTTATAAGACGATAATACATCTTACTGtcaaggtaaaaaaaaaaaaaaagttaatctAGGCCAAAACCGTTCTATCTACAACTGTGCTTCAAACACATACCCAACAATAAAAAGGACTATTATATATTGTTGCAAATGAATTAAGCATGAAGTTAATTAGTATTAGAGACTGAGCACTTATGAAGATCTACTTCAACTTGTGCACTCCGAAGAAAGAGATATATACCAATGCTCGTGCAGGAAACTCGCAATTCAAGCCAACCTAAGCATGCAAGACAATCAAATTACTGTTTTGAGTGGTCGATTCATGGGCAAGCACCAAAAAAATTAGACCCTGAAGCTAATTTCCTTTGGGCAATTTGAAGCAACTGCTAGGCTGCTATTGtggaaaaccaaaaagaaaatatgtgaGAAATAAAACCAGATTACATTAACAAAACTGCAAACAGGTTATCACATAAACAAAACCAGAACGATAAGACAGAAATGTGTAAAATATTGCCCTGGTGAAAGCATTATTAGAGACAATATATAGAAATATTCTTTCCATCTCACATTCCCAACAGTACCTATTAATTGTTAGCGAATCATTGACCATAGGAGCCCAATAATTCAAATAAACGTAACCAGGGAAAAAGGACCTCCCCCAAACCCTAATTCGTCAATTTTAGGTTCAGACAGTATTAGTATGATGTTTGGTTAGAGGTTAACAAGTAACATGATTTCACAAGGAAAAAAGGATATAATCGACACAAATCAGATGCATCAAACAAATCTAGAGGTCAATTTAGTGCTCTCGCAATTCTCCGAAACCTAAACGCCCACAATTCAAGTCGATCGCAATTGCAAACAGgaaacccttaccttcaaatGATTTCTCTTTACCTGCGATTTCACAAGGCAAGCGAAGGAATAATGTGCAAAGCAACGAAAAAGAAAGGAGGAGATAAAGGAACTTACTTTCGGGAGTCGAAATTGTTCTTGGAGAGACACGATTGAATGTCACACGCCGCCTTCTTGCACGGTTCTTTCATCTGCTCCGCCATCTTTCTACCTAAACTCGCTCTCCCTCCCCCAATTGCTTTTGAAGCTGGACCACTGCAAGAATCAAGAATGGCGGCCAAccgggtttttttttttttttttaatcacatGAAACCGCCATTACTTTTGAGAATAAATTTCGAATATATTCAATCAGATTTTGTCTGTTACTCGGATCAGATTTATCCGACAAGGGGCAGGCGGCGCTCTCAGATTTGTCCATTTCgaattaatattatgttatgtGAAgcagataatataatatttttacattcAATAACTTTCAAAAGATAtgtatttgataaattaattaaaacttaataaataCGTCATTctcttaataatttaaaaaatatgacgtTTAATTCTTGACGTATAAAACactagttttgtattttaattattaaaaattattacttttaaattcttattatgATAGAATATTAATACATGTATGAATATACTGTTTTCACTAATGACACGCTATACAGATAACTACTTGACAGTATTTGAATAGGTTAATTAGTTTATTATGCtcactcaataattaaaaaatatgatgtttagttTGTAATGCGCAAAATGTTAagattttatatcttaattattaaaaaatagatcTCTTATTTATGccacataaaacatataaagaAAGTGTCATGTTATAAAAAGTCTATATTAAAAAgacatattaaattaaaaattatcttaataaagaaaagatcaaattacatctaacttaaaaaaaattatatcccaAATACCTAAATCTAGAATTACTAatccaaaaaatattatattttttttattcttaatcacaaaatatgacaaaactgatttttttcatttctctttgttaaatttaatttcattacTCTCATTTATATTCCTTTTTTGTGTCTTAAGATAagaagttaaaataataatttttaattattaaaatataaaattttaatcttttatataCCAAAGACCcaacatcatattttttttcacttaatataatttttctcgTATATCGGCATTTAAAATTGAACTTAGGCTAAGTTATGTAgtaatatataaaaactaaattaatattaaaaaatactttgctttcatatattttatgtgaACTTATTATATACaattgctatttttttaaatatataattaacaaaTGTATTAAGAATAATGTGATTATAAAGATTAATATAAGAGTGGTTTGATCATGTCCTATGCAAAAATCTAACAatattcttataataatttGAGTGAATATCActgcaaagcaaagcaaagcaaaataTCATTGACTGGCATTTGCCGTCAAATCAATCACTTTAGGTGGAGAGCTGAAGAACTTTCACAAAACAAACATAATTGGCCAAAAAAGGGCCTGGGCACAGTGATATGGCTCAGTAGATAGATGACATGTTTTTAATAGCAGTGAGGTTTAAGTGATGTCATTTGGGGCTGTTTCACCTGTATTTTAGGGCAGGCAAGGGCCTATCTGGCATTTTTCAAAACCTTGGTGGGGCCAACCACCAATAGAAATATCTGCAGGGGTCCCACTGCAAATACCCCCACACGATTTTACCAGATCTGCAGGCCTCGCCCGTGCAACTCCGTAACGGAAGTCGCTCTCGGTCCCCGCCGTCACCGTGTGAATGCTGACGTGGAGTGAGCAGCTCACGTCACTCCCTTTCACTCCATCAAATATTTTCAAGTGGGTCAACAAAttattctctatatttttttttaaagaaaattgatatatctacctagagatggcaaacggcgGCCCGACCCGCCACCAAGTGGTTGGGCCAAATCGGtccgcttaaaaacgggccagcagattgctggccctagcccggctCTACACGAGCCCGCAGGCCAGACGGGCCAAATGGGCCACCCAACCCGCCTAGAGACTGAGAACGAGGGGCGCGagcgacagagggcgagcgagggcgagggcgacagagggcgagTGCGAGAAAGAGGGTGAGTGCGAGGGCtgtttggggggagggggttgtgtggccgattagcgggccaagcccattttgccatctctatatCTATctcatgtttatatatatatataaaaaattaatcctTGATTGCGATATAATATGATTCtcgttattattttattattacaaattattttaatgtcACAATATCTTAATTGAGAGTCTTCACTTTAAAgtgttaattaaaattaatttttaaatttgagttatAATAATTTCATTCGATTAACTCCAAATACTCTTCCATTGAGGTGATGCTCAACGTATCATGAGAATTAAAATGCATGAAAAAGACTCTCTCTCATCATCTTTTCTTATCTTTAACtatagaatattagtaaagGGACTAGTGATGCTATCACTAGCTAAAACCTAATTAATGAAAGGTTATTAAAAGTCGCATGAATAACATCTAAATATAGTAATAGAACATTGATTATGGTATAATTGGATGGACTAGCTAGGTTAACTTAATCGATGTAGTTGAGGGatatttatgcttatttattCGACAAACATGCATCCATCGACAGTTAAATTTGAACCTACTCTTTTCGGTTAGAAAAGTTCTTCTGAATCagttaaaaattcatattttaatatgacGTAAGttagttataaaaaaaacttttatttttctcgcACACTTAATGTGATATTAGATTGAGTGAGTACTTTGATACATCTATAACATCATAAATTCttattcaaaattatcaaatcacatgcacCCTTATATTCTTAAACCAAGTAATATACTTAAATCTCTTtctagtataaatatataatcagGACAAATCTCAAGCTAATATTGTAACCCAGATGAGATGAAAttaaggaatatatatatataatgtaaatgTGAATATAAATTGTTAAGGCCGAGGCTGAGCGACTGACAGTGGGATTAGAAGTGCATTCGTTAACTGGATTCCTATTCCTCCAAGTCCAACACACGAGTTACTGTAAGAACATTCTCACTCTTTTCCCCAAAAGTCTGCCCTAATGGGAACCGTTTTCAATAAATATTTGGTTTACTGCCTTAGCAGAGAGGGAGAAAGacttataattgaaaaaagaaaaagaaaaaaaaaactatttcccttttgttttgttttgctgGCTATCATTTTCTAATGTGGATAAAAGCAGCAAATTTACAGTACTAGAACTCAAATCAATGTATATCATCCTCctataatctctctctctctctctatatgtatatatctccACTTCTAAGTCCCTTTGGACCACACCAAGCTGACAGATTACAACTCAAATTCTCCACAACAAACTAGAGATTTAATCCACaagcaaagagaagagaaagaatgaacaAGAAAATTAACTAGAACCAGAGCTATATGcctcccatctctctctctctctctctctctctctatatatatatatatgtgtgtgtgtgtgtgtgtgtgtgtgtgttgattAGCCACGAAATAAATCGATCAACTGATCATAAGTTGAGGTTCATAATCTGcagaaggaaattaattaaaacccagAATTAGTTCTTAAGCTCTATATATGCCGATTAGGAAAAtgtaaaaaaggaaattttattataaagaGAAATAGAGGATTAATAGATATATACCAACTTTTGGTCACTGAGAGCTAGTTGGATCTTCATCTCCAGTACCATGATCAGTAGCTTGAggctggtggtggtggtggtggtgttgttgttgttcttgaTGATGCTCTAATGGATGATTCAAGCCAGATGATCTCGAGAAGGCATTTAGAGCAGCCAACATGCCCAAATTAGTGTCTGAAATTCCTAATCCAAGATGCTGAGATGGCTGCTGTTGCTGCATTAACATGGCTCTTCCCCCTTGAAATTCAAGGTTTCCAGGTGGAATGTTAAACCTCGGCATGAACTGCAATGGCGCCTGAACTGTGGTTCCGCTTGGTGATGGTGCGGTGGCAAAAGGCCACATCTGGGATTCTGGGGCCGGCAACATCCAGAATGTGCTGCCGGCGCCGCCGCCGCTAGGTCCCGGTGCCACCGCCCACATAGCCGCCGCCGGCATCATACTCCGGTGCGTACTCGACGATGGTCCAGCTTCTTGTTGCTTCGGCAGTGGCGGGATATTGTCGTTTCCGCTCTTGAATTGCTTGTTTGAAGGCGAATTCGGTTCGCCTCGAGGAGGCTGGGTTTCGTCTTTGAACAAATCTTCTCTGAATCTCTTCCTCACGTAATTCTCCTCCGAATTGTCTCCGCCGGCGACGGCGGGCATGGCTTCGGCGATTTGATCGGCTGTCAGAAGATGCGGCTGCTGATGCTGAAACCCTAACATGTGAGTGAAGCTTTCGTCGTGAAACCCTAAGGCGCTGTGGAAAGAGAGTGGCGCCGACTTGGACGGCGGCGCCGAAATGGTGGATCCGCTGCTCCGGAGGGATATGCTGAGTGACGAGTAGTTCGCCGGGATGGTGCCGGTGCCGGTGGTGGCGATAATCGCTGGCTCCGCCTGCTGTAGCAGCCATTCAATTGTCTCGCCGTCTGACTTGTGCCCCAATTCTCTGGTTAACTGGAAAACCCTAGCCGCGCAAGTGGCCGGCATTCGGATTCGCCGCCCTCTGCCGTCGACTTTGGTGTGTCGGTCCTTCGTCGACCGCTTCGGCGGATTGGTCGCAATTGCCAGCTGTTGGTTGTTTTTCTTGGTCGGGTCGGTGGATTCCGATCTGGTGGCGATGGCGAGAGATGCGTCGACGAGGTGGGGCGGCGTGGCGGAAGCGGTCGAAGCGCTAGTGGAGGACGTAGACGGCGAGGCCGCAGCTGACCCACTTGCTCCTCCACCGCCGCCGCCAGCAGGGCGCGTCAAATGGGCTTGATGAGAACGGCCCTCAAAAAGGAGCACACGCggcgaagaagaagaggaagtggaggCGGGAGGCTGGTGGCGGAGGAGGTGCGGCTGTGAAGTGGCGGTGGCGGAGGAGGTGGACTTGGGTTGTTTATTAAGCTCCATGTGGGGGATTACTTTTGTGGGGCTCAATTGGGCTGGAATTTTTTTGTAGTAGTATCCGTTGGTTCAAATCAAAGCTGATCCTACTGGGTTCCCTTTTTCCTACTTCTCTTCTGATAACTCATCGTCAGCCCCATCCTCCCCGCCCTCCCGCCCCCACCCGCCGCCGGTTcctatgagagagagagagagagagagagagagaaagagagagcgtTTAGGAGGCTTTTGTGGGGGCAATTCCTTGGGCTTCTGATTGAATgctgtctttctttctttcttcggTTCACAACCTCATGAATTCAGAGCTTAATTTGCAGTAgcagtagagagagagagagagagagaggtgggggACCGAAGCAAGTAGAAAAATGGCAGAAGGGGAGGCCGCTCGTGGGGTCTCCCAGTCCCAGCTGGGCTCCTACTAAAGTAGGGTTAAAGATAGCCTTTTTTCTTACTCGGTATATAATTATAGAATGTGGTACCTAAATTTTAATCGTtgggtgtatatatgtatatatatatatacgtcacTGATATAGTTAAAAGCATAGCTTAATATACTCATATCGTGtatataattatgattaatGATAATGTGACTCATTGTTGACGATACCCAGAAAGGTGCTATTACCATCATGTCTCATTGATagtattatttcttatataaatatattttgaggaaaaaataaaaaaaagggggagaataatTAGGTAGGCTCAGGCACAGGCACAGGCACTCACTGGGCAGTAaagaaagatagaaagaaagaaagaaagagagagtccAGGGTGGCAGATGGACAGTGCAGGTAAGGTAAGGTAAGCATCAGATAAAAAAGCATCTAATGCAGTCGATGACAGCTCATCCCCCctcattctctttcttccttttatttattatttttttattttttgggcacCCATGTCTCACCGAGTTAAAAAGACACAATTGCCCTCCCACGTGAGATGCGGGGGTTATGGGAAAAAATTGGAGTTCTCCAGTCTATTtgatatttgttaaattctcgtaattttatatcataattaccttcattttttaatttagaaaaaaataatattggaTAAAGCATGATTTTTACcttaaatcataattttttttctagaaaatagATTAAATTGCACGtaaataaaagtaatattttttttttaccttttcaTAAAATagataacaattttatttattaagtttGACTactaaacttattttttttatattactttgataatataatacaaaataaatataacaaaacataacataacCCCCTCAATTGACCGTTAAGTTAGGCTCAAGGGGTCAAACaaagtttacattaatttaatttaattttagacaaagataattcataaaattgataatatCTCTACTAAATTTTAaggtcaaatttatattttatccctttatttttatttttttatataataattcaaactttttattattttgattatatttctgaacttaatttttgagtcaatttaatttttatactttgacattttttcttgtgataattaaaactttttattatttcaatttcactcatgaacttatatttttaaattaattaaattcatatatttttataaaaaataaagtaaaataatgaATTACATTTCATACTCCATTAATGTTaaagtatataaattaaattgaattaaaaatgaagatttagagataattaaaataataaaaaatttgagttatcatattaaaaaatattaaaatatatgtgttaaattaatttaaaaatataaatctataaatataattaaaataatacaaaatttaaataattatacaaaaataatataaaaatacaataataaaaatataaatttgaccaaattttaatgtctataCAACTTTATGATAAGAATCAATTACAGCCAAATATTATATGAAGGACTTGTTAGACGTGTCAAACATGTCCATACATTGGGATAGTGGTGGGGAAGGGGCAGACTTGTCAAACTGAAAACTAAACCCAGCTATATCAAACATGAGGTGTGCTCAAATCATCAAATCCATTTATGTGAATTTTATATGAATAGAAAATTTTTGTGATTAAGAAACACCAATCAGCCAGGTAATTCCACCTGGACCCACTTTGTTgatcttttaaattatatttattaattaagagtAGATAATCATGAACCATATTGAATTCAAATATATCCACACCCAACCCACCTCCAATCATCAACTTGTCTCATTATATTATGTACAATGCAATGCCAATTTAATATTCCCATATAATCTCTCCTTGCTACCCATGACATGTTATGCCTATATATATCTTCATATTCATGATTATTACTCTACTAATTTCATCTGTCATGTGAAATTATATC from the Diospyros lotus cultivar Yz01 unplaced genomic scaffold, ASM1463336v1 superscaf1, whole genome shotgun sequence genome contains:
- the LOC127793060 gene encoding uncharacterized protein LOC127793060 translates to MAEQMKEPCKKAACDIQSCLSKNNFDSRKCLKVIEMLQSCCERCNYNSTHCASLSGLLKQKPK
- the LOC127792763 gene encoding transcription factor TCP8-like codes for the protein MELNKQPKSTSSATATSQPHLLRHQPPASTSSSSSPRVLLFEGRSHQAHLTRPAGGGGGGASGSAAASPSTSSTSASTASATPPHLVDASLAIATRSESTDPTKKNNQQLAIATNPPKRSTKDRHTKVDGRGRRIRMPATCAARVFQLTRELGHKSDGETIEWLLQQAEPAIIATTGTGTIPANYSSLSISLRSSGSTISAPPSKSAPLSFHSALGFHDESFTHMLGFQHQQPHLLTADQIAEAMPAVAGGDNSEENYVRKRFREDLFKDETQPPRGEPNSPSNKQFKSGNDNIPPLPKQQEAGPSSSTHRSMMPAAAMWAVAPGPSGGGAGSTFWMLPAPESQMWPFATAPSPSGTTVQAPLQFMPRFNIPPGNLEFQGGRAMLMQQQQPSQHLGLGISDTNLGMLAALNAFSRSSGLNHPLEHHQEQQQHHHHHHQPQATDHGTGDEDPTSSQ